A window from Gottschalkiaceae bacterium SANA encodes these proteins:
- a CDS encoding MarR family transcriptional regulator gives MEEQICGCGRAIAVIQRHLAAYVNSGLKETGLTYGYAMFLSHINKNPGCSQTDVCRYLMIDKTTTAKNIKKLETMGLIHRKKDEQDQRFYHIYLTEEGEVVVTKVHAVLHQTTSILCRQMTPEQGEKAQEVLKLMEENICGEVCGLHHT, from the coding sequence ATGGAAGAACAAATTTGTGGATGCGGGCGAGCTATTGCTGTCATTCAGCGTCACCTTGCAGCCTATGTCAATTCCGGCCTGAAAGAAACGGGGCTTACCTACGGATATGCGATGTTTTTGTCACATATAAATAAAAATCCGGGATGCTCTCAAACCGATGTATGCAGATATTTAATGATTGATAAGACGACTACAGCAAAGAATATTAAGAAATTGGAGACCATGGGCTTGATTCACCGTAAAAAGGACGAACAAGATCAACGGTTCTATCATATTTATTTAACGGAAGAAGGAGAGGTCGTTGTTACCAAAGTTCACGCGGTACTTCATCAAACGACATCCATTCTTTGTCGACAAATGACGCCGGAGCAAGGAGAGAAAGCTCAAGAAGTCTTGAAATTGATGGAAGAAAATATTTGCGGGGAAGTCTGTGGGCTTCATCATACATAG